Proteins from a single region of Pseudodesulfovibrio portus:
- a CDS encoding energy-coupling factor transporter transmembrane component T family protein, with the protein MSSHGTTLYIEGRSRLHGCHPFGKVFFILLVGVAAYFEPGNAATAATLLGLNLVLAVTGGIFPAMWKFAWRTLLPLALFMLPIHGFLYPGNHTGLLTWQGITLYEEGLRFGGTILLQLAAILAASLLFVFTTHPADFIAALNKAGWPPAMAYIVGSPLLMLPAMRARTGVIKAAQQARGLDSGGNLLGRMRALPPLIAPLVLGAFTEIEERAIALELRGFRSPGAKTSLRMVPDSTAQRVVRRAILAATGFLVLHGMVW; encoded by the coding sequence TCTACATCGAGGGACGATCCCGACTTCACGGCTGCCACCCCTTCGGCAAGGTGTTCTTCATCCTGCTCGTCGGGGTGGCGGCCTATTTCGAGCCGGGGAACGCAGCCACGGCGGCGACGCTGCTCGGCCTGAACCTGGTCCTGGCCGTCACCGGCGGCATCTTCCCGGCCATGTGGAAATTCGCCTGGCGCACGCTCCTGCCGCTGGCCCTGTTCATGCTCCCCATCCACGGCTTCCTGTACCCGGGCAACCACACCGGCCTGCTCACCTGGCAAGGGATCACGCTCTACGAAGAGGGCTTGCGCTTCGGCGGGACCATCCTGTTGCAGTTGGCGGCCATCCTCGCGGCCTCCCTGCTCTTCGTCTTCACCACCCACCCGGCGGATTTCATCGCGGCCCTGAACAAGGCGGGCTGGCCGCCGGCCATGGCGTACATCGTGGGCAGCCCCCTGCTCATGCTGCCGGCCATGCGCGCCCGGACCGGCGTGATCAAGGCCGCACAACAGGCCAGGGGGCTGGATTCCGGCGGCAACCTTCTTGGCCGGATGCGCGCCCTGCCTCCCCTGATCGCCCCGCTGGTGCTGGGCGCGTTCACGGAAATCGAAGAGCGGGCCATCGCCCTGGAACTGCGGGGCTTCCGTTCGCCAGGGGCCAAGACCTCCCTGCGGATGGTCCCGGACTCCACCGCGCAACGGGTCGTGCGCAGGGCAATCCTGGCCGCGACCGGCTTTCTCGTCCTCCATGGGATGGTGTGGTGA